A portion of the Panulirus ornatus isolate Po-2019 chromosome 43, ASM3632096v1, whole genome shotgun sequence genome contains these proteins:
- the LOC139762491 gene encoding uncharacterized protein isoform X3 — MMVVSKTAVLLLIILQDTAGASDALWCYECGTGVEGEPDCTAFARASTWTIFWRKCPKDYICVKTTGWAATDEAGRGVVRGCSPRANLKGVKHQEGCWSHTSTYTVTCFCDRDLCNVAHTPAPSAALPLAALLTLLYIWWPFGDAGGAAASARRRERTRLNNNLSLNTFRWVLVVPQHLQMGVGSPSTPSDGCR; from the exons ATGATGGTTGTCAGTAAAACAGCCGTGCTGCTCCTCATAATATTGCAGGACACAGCAG GAGCCAGTGATGCGCTCTGGTGCTACGAGTGTGGCACGGGCGTGGAGGGCGAGCCGGACTGCACCGCCTTCGCCCGCGCCTCGACCTGGACCATCTTCTGGAGGAAGTGCCCCAAGGATTACATCTGCGTCAAGACCACGGGCTGGGCCGCCACTGACGAAG CAGGTCGAGGCGTCGTGCGAGGCTGCTCCCCGCGAGCTAACCTGAAGGGAGTCAAGCACCAGGAGGGTTGCTGGAGCCACACCTCTACCTacacagtcacctgcttctgtGATCGCGACCTCTGCAACGTCGCCCACACCCCGGCGCCCTCTGCTGCACTCCCACTGGCTGCACTACTGACTCTGTTGTATATCTGGTGGCCGTTTGGTGATGCGGGCGGAGCAGCAGCATCGGCGCGCCGGCGGGAGAGAACACGACTTAataataacttgtccctcaacaccttCAGATGGGTGTTGGTAGTCCCTCAACACCTTCAGATGGGTGTTGGTAGTCCCTCAACACCTTCAGATGGGTGTCGGTAG
- the LOC139762491 gene encoding uncharacterized protein isoform X1: MMVVSKTAVLLLIILQDTAAGASDALWCYECGTGVEGEPDCTAFARASTWTIFWRKCPKDYICVKTTGWAATDEAGRGVVRGCSPRANLKGVKHQEGCWSHTSTYTVTCFCDRDLCNVAHTPAPSAALPLAALLTLLYIWWPFGDAGGAAASARRRERTRLNNNLSLNTFRWVLVVPQHLQMGVGSPSTPSDGCR; this comes from the exons ATGATGGTTGTCAGTAAAACAGCCGTGCTGCTCCTCATAATATTGCAGGACACAGCAG CAGGAGCCAGTGATGCGCTCTGGTGCTACGAGTGTGGCACGGGCGTGGAGGGCGAGCCGGACTGCACCGCCTTCGCCCGCGCCTCGACCTGGACCATCTTCTGGAGGAAGTGCCCCAAGGATTACATCTGCGTCAAGACCACGGGCTGGGCCGCCACTGACGAAG CAGGTCGAGGCGTCGTGCGAGGCTGCTCCCCGCGAGCTAACCTGAAGGGAGTCAAGCACCAGGAGGGTTGCTGGAGCCACACCTCTACCTacacagtcacctgcttctgtGATCGCGACCTCTGCAACGTCGCCCACACCCCGGCGCCCTCTGCTGCACTCCCACTGGCTGCACTACTGACTCTGTTGTATATCTGGTGGCCGTTTGGTGATGCGGGCGGAGCAGCAGCATCGGCGCGCCGGCGGGAGAGAACACGACTTAataataacttgtccctcaacaccttCAGATGGGTGTTGGTAGTCCCTCAACACCTTCAGATGGGTGTTGGTAGTCCCTCAACACCTTCAGATGGGTGTCGGTAG
- the LOC139762491 gene encoding uncharacterized protein isoform X2, translated as MMVVSKTAVLLLIILQDTAAGASDALWCYECGTGVEGEPDCTAFARASTWTIFWRKCPKDYICVKTTGWAATDEGRGVVRGCSPRANLKGVKHQEGCWSHTSTYTVTCFCDRDLCNVAHTPAPSAALPLAALLTLLYIWWPFGDAGGAAASARRRERTRLNNNLSLNTFRWVLVVPQHLQMGVGSPSTPSDGCR; from the exons ATGATGGTTGTCAGTAAAACAGCCGTGCTGCTCCTCATAATATTGCAGGACACAGCAG CAGGAGCCAGTGATGCGCTCTGGTGCTACGAGTGTGGCACGGGCGTGGAGGGCGAGCCGGACTGCACCGCCTTCGCCCGCGCCTCGACCTGGACCATCTTCTGGAGGAAGTGCCCCAAGGATTACATCTGCGTCAAGACCACGGGCTGGGCCGCCACTGACGAAG GTCGAGGCGTCGTGCGAGGCTGCTCCCCGCGAGCTAACCTGAAGGGAGTCAAGCACCAGGAGGGTTGCTGGAGCCACACCTCTACCTacacagtcacctgcttctgtGATCGCGACCTCTGCAACGTCGCCCACACCCCGGCGCCCTCTGCTGCACTCCCACTGGCTGCACTACTGACTCTGTTGTATATCTGGTGGCCGTTTGGTGATGCGGGCGGAGCAGCAGCATCGGCGCGCCGGCGGGAGAGAACACGACTTAataataacttgtccctcaacaccttCAGATGGGTGTTGGTAGTCCCTCAACACCTTCAGATGGGTGTTGGTAGTCCCTCAACACCTTCAGATGGGTGTCGGTAG
- the LOC139762491 gene encoding uncharacterized protein isoform X4 codes for MMVVSKTAVLLLIILQDTAGASDALWCYECGTGVEGEPDCTAFARASTWTIFWRKCPKDYICVKTTGWAATDEGRGVVRGCSPRANLKGVKHQEGCWSHTSTYTVTCFCDRDLCNVAHTPAPSAALPLAALLTLLYIWWPFGDAGGAAASARRRERTRLNNNLSLNTFRWVLVVPQHLQMGVGSPSTPSDGCR; via the exons ATGATGGTTGTCAGTAAAACAGCCGTGCTGCTCCTCATAATATTGCAGGACACAGCAG GAGCCAGTGATGCGCTCTGGTGCTACGAGTGTGGCACGGGCGTGGAGGGCGAGCCGGACTGCACCGCCTTCGCCCGCGCCTCGACCTGGACCATCTTCTGGAGGAAGTGCCCCAAGGATTACATCTGCGTCAAGACCACGGGCTGGGCCGCCACTGACGAAG GTCGAGGCGTCGTGCGAGGCTGCTCCCCGCGAGCTAACCTGAAGGGAGTCAAGCACCAGGAGGGTTGCTGGAGCCACACCTCTACCTacacagtcacctgcttctgtGATCGCGACCTCTGCAACGTCGCCCACACCCCGGCGCCCTCTGCTGCACTCCCACTGGCTGCACTACTGACTCTGTTGTATATCTGGTGGCCGTTTGGTGATGCGGGCGGAGCAGCAGCATCGGCGCGCCGGCGGGAGAGAACACGACTTAataataacttgtccctcaacaccttCAGATGGGTGTTGGTAGTCCCTCAACACCTTCAGATGGGTGTTGGTAGTCCCTCAACACCTTCAGATGGGTGTCGGTAG